The genomic segment CCGCCGCGCGCCGGCGCCATGATACGCGGATTCCGTGAGCGGCCGGCGCGGCCGAATCGGCCGCGGCGTCACGCGTCACCGGCGCGCGAGGTGCTCGCCGAAGAAGCGGACGATGCGCTCGCGCGCGTCGGCGGTGGCGGCCGGGTCGAAGCGCGTGTGCGACACGCGCGCCAGGAGGCGGACGGCCCACGGCGTCTCGCTCCGCGGGTGGTCGTTCATGAACCCGTGCCCGGCGTCCGGGTACTCCTTGACGTCGTGCGGCACGCGGGCCGCCGTCAGCACGCGCTCGAGGCGCGCGGCGGCGCCCTTCAGCGTGGGGTCGTCGCCGCCGTAGCTGGCGACGATGGGACAGGCATCGGCCAAGCGGTCGAGGTCGCGCTCGGCCATCGCGCCGTAGTTCACGGCGGAGGCGTCGTAGCCGTGGCGGGGCGCCAGCGCCAGCGCGAAGCCCCCGCCCAGGCAGAAGCCGACGATACCGACCCGGCCCGTCCCCCGCGGGTGCGCGGCGAGCCAGCGCCGGACGGCCGCCAGGTCCTGGAACGCCGGACCGTCGGTGCCGCGGGTCAGGTCGCGCATCACGGCGACGACGCACAGGACGCGGCGGCCGCCGTGGAAGAGATCCGGCGCCGCGGCGAGGTAGCCCGCCTCGGCGAGCCACCCGGCCTGCCGGCGCAGGTCCGACGTCATGCCGAGCGCATCGTGCACCACGACCACGCCCGGCCATGGCCCGCTCCCGGCCGGCTCAGCCACGTAGGCGGGTACCGGCCCGCGCGCCCCTCCGTCGATCGCTGTCAGCATCGTCGCCGCCACGCAAGCCGCGCAGCGGTCCCCGTCCCGCAGCCGCGGCCCCGGCCGCCCGCCGTGGGCGACCGGGCCCGAGTTTACGGCACCGGCAGCGAGTCGACGTTGCCGGCGTCGATGACGCCGGCCGCCGAGAGCACGACGGCGCCCTGGGCATCGCGCACCACGATCCGCACCTCGTCGGCGCCGCGCCCCGGCTCGCCGCGATCGGCGGCCGCGAGCTCGAACGTGTACCCGGGCCGGCCGTTCACCACGCCGGCACCGGCCACGCGCACGGTGTCGACGCCGCTGGCCGGACGCGCGCCCGGTGAGGACGCCGGATCGTCGAAGAAGCCCACCGCGTCGATCCGCGTGGCCGCGAAGAGCATCGGCGCGCCGGTGGTTCCCCGCCCCTGGGCGAGCACGGCCGCGCCGGTCCCGTGCGCCGAGGTGCGGACCGCGGTGAAGATCACGCGCGTCGCGTCGCGGCCAGGGTCCTGCACGGTGGCGCCCGCGACGAGGCCAGCCGTGGCGGGATCCACCACCGTCACGCGGAAGCTCGCCGAGCCGGTGTTCCCGAAGGCGTCCGACGCCGTGCAGGTCACACTCGTGGGGCCGTAGGCGAAGAGCGAGCCCGAGGCCGGCACGCACGTCACGGGCACGGGCCCGCTCACGTCGTCGGTGGCCGTGGCCGTGAAGGTCACGACGGCGCCGAGCGGCCCCTGGGCATCGGCCACCAGGTCGTCCGGCACCGTCACGACGGGGGGCGTCGTGTCGGTCGGGAACCGGAAGTACGCCACCGCGGGGTCGTGATCGGAGGTCCGTTCCACTCGGGCGGCGTCACCG from the Vicinamibacterales bacterium genome contains:
- a CDS encoding dienelactone hydrolase family protein, with the translated sequence MLTAIDGGARGPVPAYVAEPAGSGPWPGVVVVHDALGMTSDLRRQAGWLAEAGYLAAAPDLFHGGRRVLCVVAVMRDLTRGTDGPAFQDLAAVRRWLAAHPRGTGRVGIVGFCLGGGFALALAPRHGYDASAVNYGAMAERDLDRLADACPIVASYGGDDPTLKGAAARLERVLTAARVPHDVKEYPDAGHGFMNDHPRSETPWAVRLLARVSHTRFDPAATADARERIVRFFGEHLARR